The Flavobacteriales bacterium genome has a segment encoding these proteins:
- a CDS encoding ribose-phosphate pyrophosphokinase — translation MARSVKFFTCSATTDLAAEIAAKYGSQLGEVSMLHFSDGEFQPSFEETVRGSDVFIIQSTIPPADNLMELLMLVDAAKRASAREVVAVMPYFGYARQDRKDKPRVSIGAKLIANLLSAAGVTRVITMDLHADQIQGFFEVPVDHLYASSIFIPYIESLTLPNLIFATPDTGGTKRANLYAKHFNTDFVLGSKLRKKANEVASLTIIGDVSGKDVILVDDMIDTAGTLSTAANIIAEQGANSVRALCTHPILSGEAYERIEDSALTELMVCNTIPLRKKSNKIKSLSVADLFARVIQNVVNYESISSHFIT, via the coding sequence ATGGCAAGAAGCGTAAAATTCTTCACGTGTTCGGCAACGACCGACTTAGCCGCTGAAATCGCCGCGAAATACGGCTCTCAGCTGGGTGAGGTCTCTATGCTGCATTTCAGTGACGGTGAATTTCAGCCTTCTTTTGAGGAAACCGTAAGGGGTAGTGATGTATTCATTATCCAGTCCACCATACCCCCGGCAGATAACCTGATGGAACTTTTGATGCTCGTGGATGCGGCCAAAAGAGCATCAGCCCGTGAAGTGGTTGCCGTGATGCCTTACTTCGGTTATGCCCGTCAGGACCGGAAGGACAAGCCAAGGGTATCCATCGGTGCCAAGTTGATCGCCAATCTGTTGTCAGCCGCCGGAGTGACCCGGGTCATTACCATGGACCTTCATGCCGACCAGATACAAGGATTCTTTGAAGTTCCCGTCGATCACCTCTATGCCTCATCGATTTTTATTCCATACATCGAAAGTCTGACCCTCCCGAACCTGATCTTTGCAACACCAGATACCGGGGGAACCAAACGGGCCAATCTTTATGCAAAGCATTTCAATACGGACTTCGTCCTGGGAAGTAAGCTTCGCAAGAAAGCCAATGAGGTGGCATCCCTGACCATCATCGGCGATGTGAGCGGAAAAGATGTGATCCTGGTGGATGATATGATCGATACGGCCGGAACCCTGAGCACCGCAGCAAATATTATTGCAGAGCAGGGCGCCAATAGTGTAAGGGCGCTCTGTACACACCCCATCCTTTCAGGCGAAGCCTACGAGCGTATAGAGGATTCCGCATTGACAGAGCTTATGGTATGCAACACCATTCCGCTCAGGAAGAAAAGTAATAAGATCAAATCGCTATCCGTGGCAGACTTGTTCGCCAGGGTTATTCAGAATGTTGTGAATTACGAATCGATAAGTTCTCATTTTATTACCTAA
- a CDS encoding 50S ribosomal protein L25/general stress protein Ctc translates to MKSLTINGTPRENKGSSNARRERRDGLVPCVLYGGSEQVHFLAEKRDFKQLIYTADVHLVKLSLNGKEYNTLMKDVQYHPVTDAVIHADFLELFDDKPVITSIPVRVKGNAPGVIAGGKLQQKLRKVKIKALPGQLPEQVEVNISSMKIGDTIKAGSISIEGVELLDSPNAVVVAVKTSRAAASAKDDAAAGDAPAAEGATEEKAAEGDAPAAEEAKS, encoded by the coding sequence ATGAAATCACTAACCATCAACGGAACACCCAGGGAAAATAAGGGCAGTTCCAATGCCCGGAGGGAAAGACGGGACGGCTTGGTTCCCTGTGTGCTCTATGGCGGTTCCGAGCAAGTTCATTTTCTTGCCGAAAAGCGCGATTTCAAGCAGCTCATTTATACAGCGGACGTGCACCTCGTAAAGCTCAGTCTGAACGGGAAAGAGTACAATACCCTTATGAAGGACGTACAGTATCACCCGGTGACCGATGCGGTGATCCACGCGGATTTCCTGGAATTGTTCGATGACAAACCTGTCATCACATCCATTCCCGTCAGGGTAAAGGGGAATGCACCTGGTGTGATTGCCGGCGGAAAACTCCAGCAAAAACTTCGCAAGGTGAAGATCAAGGCCCTGCCCGGACAGCTGCCCGAACAAGTGGAGGTGAATATTTCTTCCATGAAGATCGGTGATACGATCAAGGCAGGTTCCATTTCCATTGAGGGTGTGGAGCTTCTTGATAGCCCGAATGCAGTGGTTGTTGCTGTGAAAACTTCACGCGCCGCCGCCTCTGCCAAGGATGATGCCGCTGCCGGAGACGCTCCCGCAGCTGAAGGAGCAACCGAAGAAAAGGCTGCTGAGGGAGATGCTCCCGCAGCAGAAGAGGCCAAGTCCTGA
- the pth gene encoding aminoacyl-tRNA hydrolase has translation MKKYLIVGLGNPGEQYRNTRHNIGFLVLDVMAALQGVAFDTDRHADVARFSHKGRSFVLIKPSTFMNLSGKAVAHWMKQEKITPDHILVVVDDLALDLGVLRMRGQGSDGGHNGLKSITETLATQSYARLRIGIGNNFPKGRQSDYVLGPWTGDEIPLVTESMNKGAMAALDFGLMGVTEAMNRHNG, from the coding sequence CTGAAAAAGTATCTGATCGTCGGCCTTGGGAATCCGGGAGAACAGTACCGGAATACACGCCATAACATCGGTTTTCTGGTGCTGGATGTGATGGCTGCGCTTCAGGGTGTGGCCTTCGATACCGACAGGCATGCCGATGTGGCCCGGTTCTCTCATAAGGGGAGGAGTTTTGTGCTCATCAAGCCGTCCACTTTCATGAACCTCAGCGGAAAGGCTGTGGCCCATTGGATGAAGCAGGAAAAAATCACGCCTGATCATATTCTCGTTGTGGTAGATGATCTGGCACTGGACCTGGGCGTCCTGCGGATGCGGGGACAAGGCAGCGACGGTGGCCACAACGGTTTAAAAAGCATCACCGAAACACTGGCTACGCAAAGCTATGCCCGACTCAGAATCGGGATAGGCAACAATTTCCCGAAAGGCAGACAAAGTGATTATGTACTGGGACCGTGGACAGGTGATGAAATACCATTGGTGACAGAATCCATGAATAAAGGAGCCATGGCAGCCCTGGACTTCGGTCTGATGGGGGTGACAGAGGCGATGAACCGGCATAACGGATAG